The nucleotide window tttttgttggtggagcattgaagaagatcatgaggatgaagaagaatgTACTGACGACCACGATTCGACTAGTCGAAGTATCTAAATCAACCAATCAACGACAAACTTGGAGGAACAAAGACGCTTGAGTGGCCAGTCGAACTTACCCATCGTTTCTCATATACAAGCATCCAAAGACTAATCATTTCTTGTATACAAGCATACACCCGCCAAAATCCTAAGGTAAGAATACAGTGACCCAACCATCAGAGTCCATTTGGTTGATACCACACCCATGCCTTAACAATCTAATGGGTTTCCATCATCTTTCTCATTTGCATGTGATTCTTCTGCAACTTAGAGAGAAATTCTGCTACGGCAAGACCTCAAATCAGGTATGatttgttaaacagcgacaaacGTAGCTCGTGAcctaccattgtaccgatactgtcccaacttaaccacttgTTAGGTgctgggttttaatcacaaatggcctcggtacaattgggtaagaGCCACTCACTTATAAGTAATacttattttatttgtcacttttctaatgtaGGATATTTcatctccaacacgccccctcatgTGCAACATCGGACACTTGATAACAATCCAATCGGAATATtccgatggcaatataaggaatataaggaacccaaattcAGGCCCATGATAATtagagacgcaattggagagagacccaCTCTGATAACATGTTAGACAGCGACAAGCTTGACCCACCATTAGGTGCTGATTTTTAATCACAACTTAACCACCTATTAGGTGCTGATTTTTAATCACAAAAAGCCTTGATATTATTGGGTAAGAGCCACTCACTTATaagtaatattttatttatcacttttctaatgtatgatatttcctctccaacatgattttctgttttgacACCGTCATGTTGTTGAAATAATCGCACAATTGAATTAAGCGTCAGAGAGACTCTTTGATCGATTCCCAACTGCCCTCTAACTGCACTTTTTTGTTTGGCAAGTTCATCATAATCATATTAATCTCCCTCTCCTCTGGCCTACCAACTCGAGAGGGCCGGTTCACGCGCAGTTACCTAATGGAGAGGGTCGATTTACCGCAGTTACTTACCAAACTTGATAAATAAATGCACACTAATAATACACTTTCGTAATAAATTCGAATAAAGAATGTAACGTTTTGTTTACAATTAAGATGTCATatattttctataaaaaaaaaagattgcatttctttttttatgtGTAATTGTACCAGAAAGGACAAAAATAATGAAATTAAAATAAGAGTCTAATTGAGGGGACGAGACCAAATTGCTCTCATCTTAGAAACTCCACCGAGGTCATCAGGTATAGTAGAGACGGCTACAACAAGAAATTCCAAAAGTTTGGAAACCAAGCTTTTAGGAAAGGTTGTATCAAGCAAGACAATCAATtcacatattttccttttttttaatttagaaTAATTTTATCGATATCTCAAAATCTGATTCGACGATACTATTCCATTTTTATGCCCGCCTCTCTAGAAAATGCTATATTCTCATTGTTTCTGCCATTAAGAAATACTATTTAGgatgataataataaaaattaatagtTTCCAGCCTTGAAATTGCCGGAGATTATTTTGAAAGTTCCAATAAACGGTTTTCTCACGAAAAATTGCCTGATACAATAGCGGTAGCTCGTACTTCACGTGGACCTCCTTCTTCACGTGGAAGGAAGCACCCACGGGGCGAGTGTCGTCCCCAACGGTTGTGATGCGTCTAGTTGAGTTTGAAAGTGACAACCGAAAGCCGCCTGGAAGAATCAATCTCAGTTTCTCTCCCACATGgttcaaaacaaaatcaattataAAAAATTACAGGCGgttcaaacaaaacaaaatagaaataaaacAAACCCAACAGGGttggttttttaattttttttttgaaagaaggcaAAAGCCAATATATTAATCAAAAGTCAGAATGAcccttacatacccttccgcagctatttatagacagacaagaagatgtgttagtacctACAGTGGTACATATATCTAAGTCAttcatttgacattaaatacATCAAGATAACGTGAATCCTCCATCGGTACTACTCCGAAGGATTCGCTAAAGGCACAAAAGTGCGTAGCTCCCTAAAAAAActagggaattattgaaagtaaTAAAATTACTAACCTAGAGTTCCTTAAAAAAGGAAAGCTAACTAATGACCCAAAGGAAAAACAGAAACCCTAGGCCCAAATCGTTAACCCAACCTTGCCACGCCTCCACCTTCTTGTGTTGAGGACGATGCACGCCGCCGGCGAGGCGAGCCACTGCCACGACCGCTCCATACCGTTGCCGCCCACTTCAAGGACCACCGACCACACCACAACGCCACCACCTGGAGGCCAACACTAAACCCGATCAAAAAAGAATCACCTGCCCCTAGAGCGTCGGTTGCATCTCGACGATGAAGCTACCACCGTTGTCACGACCCAAACACCAGCCATCGCCGTCCCTTGAAACCAAACACCACGACTCCCCTCGCCACAGATAAGCTTCGAACCAAGTAAGATCATATCGAACAATCAGGCTTCGAGCCACTATAGATCTAAGAAGCCAAAGAATCCTAGACCATCATCACCCGTCCGACAGTCTCACAGCGCCGACGAGGCAAGCCCCACCGACGTGGAGTACTGCCGGACGAGAAGAGCTCGACTAAAACTCAACCAAAAGTTGggcgcgtgaggcgcgttccGTGAGAGAGAAAACCAACCCAACAGGGGTTAGTATAGTAGAAATTTGAACAATGTGAGCTGAGTACTCAAAATAGAACAAAATATATACTTATTCTTGTAGTGACATTTATCTAGGTTTTCGTAGTCTAGGCAATGATTTAATTTTGACGTAGCCGTACTGAGATGAGTCGTTGCTTACATATACATTTTAATGGATTAACGCACTccattcaaaataaaataaaatataaaaaataaatgttagttcaaacaaaagaaaatataaaataaaagaaacatgTTAACCAACGGGTTAGTCTAGCGGAAATTTTGGCTAATGTGAGTTGAATATTTAAAGAGAGTTGAATATTCAAAGAGGTCCAACGATTGATCATCCGCCTGTGAAAAATACCTCCTGATGAGTGCGTTCTTTTAAGTATTcatctttttttgtttgttttgtgctTCATTTGATTATTAAAAAGTAGGTGTGCTAGAGAATTACTAGttttgtttacttttttttatttaagacGACTTTGTAATAGTTTCTACCGGACGGTTATTATTGTCGACCTCTCAAAAATGGATCGTTTTTATATTGATTGCTGAATTGCGTAATAAACGATATTTTCAATAAAGAAAGTAATTAAGTCCTGACCTGAAACGATAGGACGTTTTTGCTACCATTtttgtaaaaaagaaaaaagaatcagTTTCGCACATGCGTAGATCTCACGCCTCTTCCTTAAAAATCATCATAAACCCCCCACCCCCCGAACCCAGTTCCAGACTTCCAGGTCAGTTCAGTCCCGTCTGTCTCTCTCgcgctctcgctctctctctctcacccccGGCGATACGATGACGTCATCAAACATGATTTACAACAACCTGGGGCGGTCGGGGCTGAAGGTGAGCCAGCTGTCGTACGGCGCGTGGGTGAGCTTCGGGAACCAGCTGGACGTGAAGGAGGCGAAGTCGCTGCTCCAGTGCTGCCGCGACCACGGCGTCAACTTCTTCGACAACGCCGAGGTCTACGCGAGCGGCCGCGCCGAGGAGATCATGGGCCAGGCCATACGCGAGCTGGGCTGGAAGCGCTCCGACATCGTCGTCTCCACCAAGATCTTCTGGGGCGGGCCCGGCCCAAACGACAAGGGCCTCTCCCGGAAGCACATCGTCGAGGGCACCAAGGCCTCCCTCAAGAGGCTCGATATGGAGTACGTGGACCTCATCTACTGTCACCGCCCGGACTCCACCACGCCGATCGAGGAGACCGTCAGGGCTATGAATTATGTCATTGATAAGGGCTGGGCTTTTTATTGGGGCACCAGTGAGTGGTCGGCCCAGCAGATCACCGAGGCTTGGGGAATTGCTGACAAGTTGGATTTGGTTGGTCCGATTGTGGAGCAGCCGGAGTATAACTTGTTGTCCAGGCACAAGGTTAGTCCAAATTTTGTGTTTCTTTGTTGTGGGTGGGGGGTTTTGGTCTGTGTGCATAATTGGAGTGTGTAATGTGTAATGTATGTGGATGGGATTTTTTTACTATGGTAGAAATGATGAAGTTTTGGATGTGATGCATGTGGTTGATGGATGATCATTTTTGTAGTGATTTTCGACGAGAAATGGATAAATCTATAGAGGATGAGTCAATATTTTATAACTTTGTGTGAGGTCGCTAATGATTCTGAGTAGACTACTATGTGCTTCTAAATTATTAGTTGACAAGGTACCAGTTAAGAATCAAGTACCCAATCTTAGTCATCAAAGATGAAAACTAACATGCCAAGATCCCTTGATAATGCAGTATTCAGTTACGTTTTAGCTCCATGTCTATGGATATGAAAGTTTTTTTGGTTGATTTGAAAAATGCGCAGAAGTTCCTGTTTTAGTACTTGGAGCCATACATTTCCTGGTTTCCATTGACTATTGTTCTTTCCTTCTCCTGActattgttctttccattgacAATGCACTACACACGTAGGGCTTGTCTAACTAGAAAAGTCACTAGCGAGAAATGAGGCatctttgtaaatattcatTTATGATTCTTTCTAGTAAGTCTGTCCTCTTTGTATTGGATGAATGTATAGGTCTTgtcaacttaaaaaaaaatctgtcaCATCGAACTAACCAATGAAAAGTTACTATCGCTATCTCTACCTAAGTGCTTTACCTTTAATTGCTTGCGTTGATACTGATCCATGTATTTACTTGTAATCCTTTTACAGTACACACCCATGCTTGTTATGTGGGGTTATATTGCTCACATTTATTTTGTGGCATAACTATTTTTCCTTAGCTCAATTACTTTATTTTCTGATACCTCTCTTTAATGACCAAGGGAACATGGATGTTGTAGTTATAGCTGCAGAATGAGTGATTTTTGTTCTCATCCTTTCTCTCTTGACTGTTTCACTTACATCAATATTACTTGAGTGCAGGTTGAGTCTGAGTTCCTCCCATTATACAGCAACTATGGCCTGGGACTTACCACCTGGAGCCCACTTGCTTCTGGTGTGCTCACAGGAAAATATAACAAGGGAAATATACCACCTGATAGCCGATTTGCATTGGAGAACTACAAAGTAAGATATGGACTCATTGATTTTACAACTCGTTGTTCTTGTCTGCATGCATTGTCTAACTGCTCTTTTCTCTGTTATGCATCTCCTCAAATCAATGAACCCCATGTAGTAGTAGTGCTTGTCTTTATCTACATCCCAACATATGCTTCTTCTGTGATGTATCATTTATTGTATTTACGTATCAAAATCATTGGCCCTCCCATCTTCAAAGAAATTTCACCCTTACGTTATGTGCAAGCTTTACTGCATAAGGATTAAGTTGTATAGGATGCATGACCATCAAATGCCTAAGAGATTTATAAGATACAGGAACCTTGGTCAATAAAGGTCTGTTTACTAGGATATTGTTTTAAactgctcttcctctgtagcgCTTTTGTTGGTACTGTGATTGTTTGAATTGCATACCAATTTTCATTAGCAACCAAGTGTTTCCTGCATATTAATGGAGACATTTTCTGAAGCATTTGA belongs to Rosa chinensis cultivar Old Blush chromosome 4, RchiOBHm-V2, whole genome shotgun sequence and includes:
- the LOC112197573 gene encoding probable voltage-gated potassium channel subunit beta, which translates into the protein MTSSNMIYNNLGRSGLKVSQLSYGAWVSFGNQLDVKEAKSLLQCCRDHGVNFFDNAEVYASGRAEEIMGQAIRELGWKRSDIVVSTKIFWGGPGPNDKGLSRKHIVEGTKASLKRLDMEYVDLIYCHRPDSTTPIEETVRAMNYVIDKGWAFYWGTSEWSAQQITEAWGIADKLDLVGPIVEQPEYNLLSRHKVESEFLPLYSNYGLGLTTWSPLASGVLTGKYNKGNIPPDSRFALENYKNLASRSLVDDVLKKVNGLKPIADELGVPLSQLAIAWCAANPNVSSVITGATKESQIQENMKAIDVIPLLTPTVMEKIENVVQSRPKRPESYR